The following are encoded in a window of Panthera leo isolate Ple1 chromosome B2, P.leo_Ple1_pat1.1, whole genome shotgun sequence genomic DNA:
- the LOC122219428 gene encoding histone H2B type 1-C/E/F/G/I — protein sequence MPEPAKSAPAPKKGSKKAVTKAQKKDGKKRKRSRKESYSVYVYKVLKQVHPDTGISSKAMGIMNSFVNDIFERIAGEASRLAHYNKRSTITSREIQTAVRLLLPGELAKHAVSEGTKAVTKYTSSK from the coding sequence ATGCCTGAGCCAGCGAAGTCCGCTCCCGCCCCGAAGAAGGGCTCCAAGAAGGCGGTGACCAAGGCGCAGAAGAAGGACGGCAAGAAGCGCAAGCGCAGCCGCAAGGAGAGCTACTCGGTGTACGTGTACAAGGTGCTGAAGCAGGTGCACCCCGACACCGGCATCTCGTCCAAGGCCATGGGCATTATGAACTCGTTCGTGAACGACATCTTCGAGCGCATCGCGGGCGAGGCGTCGCGCCTGGCGCATTACAACAAGCGCTCGACCATCACGTCCCGGGAGATCCAGACGGCCGTGCGCCTGCTGCTGCCCGGGGAGCTGGCCAAGCACGCCGTGTCCGAGGGCACCAAGGCCGTCACCAAGTACACCAGCTCCAAGTAA